A window of Metabacillus sp. B2-18 contains these coding sequences:
- a CDS encoding IS3 family transposase (programmed frameshift): MTKRERRTFTEEFKQQIVQLYNSGKPRKEIIQEYDLTPSSLDKWVSQNQTSGSFKEKDNLTPEQKELAELRKRNKQLEMENDILKQAALILGRKLNVIKNNQHKYSISAMCKVLQIPRSTYYYEAKERQAEDDITSDIIEIFHESFQNYGTRKIKKELAKRGKVVSRRRIGRIMKEQGLVSSYTLAQFKPHASGTNESEQKNELDRQFTQDEALSVVVSDLTYVRVNKKWQYICIFVDLFNREIIGYSIGRHKNALLVYRALASIKTDLRKIKLFHTDRGSEFKNKLIDEALATFNIQRSLSMKGCPYDNAVAEATFKIIKTEFVKGRHFDSLEELENELQQYIHWFNHKRIHGTLGYLSPIEFKLGHLKNVV; encoded by the exons ATGACTAAAAGAGAACGCCGAACATTTACTGAGGAATTTAAACAACAGATTGTGCAGCTTTACAACAGCGGCAAACCTAGAAAAGAGATTATTCAAGAATATGATCTTACTCCTTCGTCTTTAGATAAATGGGTGAGTCAGAATCAAACTTCTGGTTCTTTCAAGGAAAAAGACAATTTAACACCGGAACAAAAGGAACTAGCTGAGCTTAGAAAGCGAAATAAGCAATTAGAAATGGAGAATGACATTTTAAAGCAAGCCGCGCTGATACTAGGACGAAAGT TAAATGTGATTAAGAATAACCAGCACAAATACTCGATATCAGCAATGTGCAAGGTCCTACAAATACCTAGAAGTACTTATTATTATGAAGCAAAAGAACGTCAGGCTGAAGACGACATCACTTCAGATATTATTGAGATTTTTCATGAGAGTTTCCAAAATTACGGGACTCGTAAAATCAAAAAGGAACTAGCTAAGCGTGGAAAGGTTGTGTCTAGACGTCGAATCGGACGAATAATGAAAGAACAAGGCCTGGTGTCTTCATATACTCTAGCGCAATTCAAGCCACATGCCAGTGGGACAAACGAATCGGAACAGAAAAATGAGCTTGATCGTCAGTTTACACAAGACGAAGCATTATCAGTCGTAGTAAGTGATTTAACATATGTGAGAGTCAATAAAAAATGGCAATACATATGTATATTTGTTGATCTTTTTAACCGTGAAATTATTGGATATAGTATCGGTCGTCATAAAAATGCTTTATTAGTTTATCGTGCGTTAGCGTCAATCAAAACAGATTTACGTAAGATTAAGCTGTTTCATACAGATCGAGGAAGTGAGTTTAAGAATAAGCTCATTGACGAGGCATTAGCGACTTTTAATATCCAGCGATCGCTAAGCATGAAAGGATGCCCATATGATAATGCAGTAGCAGAAGCTACATTTAAAATCATTAAAACTGAGTTTGTCAAGGGACGTCATTTTGATAGTCTTGAAGAATTAGAGAACGAACTACAACAGTATATCCATTGGTTTAATCACAAACGAATCCATGGAACATTAGGCTATCTTAGCCCAATTGAATTTAAACTTGGACACCTTAAAAATGTTGTCTAG
- a CDS encoding GNAT family N-acetyltransferase, with amino-acid sequence MYSDLDLMIRPVTTNDLYVLWELTYKEESPEWKKWDAPYFEHKAITYEKYLTNQDNLVNQDDYWIIEVKGNIIGTVSYYWEHKPSNWLEMGIGIYAPKYWSGGYGTRAFKLWINHLFYTLPLVRVGFTTWSGNYRMVKVGEKLGMKLEARLRKCRYYNGEYYDSIRMGLLREEWEWIVNTKLDNIFKVSKFKFNWAKIA; translated from the coding sequence ATGTATAGTGATTTAGATTTAATGATAAGACCTGTAACGACAAATGATTTATATGTTCTTTGGGAGTTAACCTATAAAGAAGAGTCACCTGAATGGAAGAAGTGGGATGCTCCTTATTTTGAACATAAGGCAATAACCTATGAGAAGTATTTAACTAATCAAGATAACCTTGTTAATCAAGATGATTACTGGATTATAGAAGTTAAGGGTAACATTATCGGGACAGTTAGTTATTATTGGGAACATAAACCTTCAAATTGGCTTGAAATGGGTATAGGCATATATGCTCCAAAATATTGGAGTGGAGGATATGGAACTAGAGCCTTTAAGTTATGGATTAATCATTTATTTTACACTTTACCTTTAGTAAGAGTAGGATTCACCACATGGTCGGGCAATTATAGAATGGTGAAAGTAGGAGAAAAGCTAGGAATGAAATTGGAAGCTAGACTTAGAAAATGTCGTTACTATAATGGAGAATATTATGACTCTATCAGAATGGGACTATTAAGAGAAGAGTGGGAATGGATAGTCAACACTAAACTAGACAACATTTTTAAGGTGTCCAAGTTTAAATTCAATTGGGCTAAGATAGCCTAA